Proteins from a genomic interval of Diaminobutyricimonas aerilata:
- a CDS encoding Hsp20/alpha crystallin family protein has protein sequence MTVFFDPFRELDRMTSRLLDSRQGPRLMPMDLYRDGDHYILNADLPGVDPGSIDVDVDGQLLTIRAERTPRSQEGVQWLSRERAFGSFLRQFTLGDGLAADGITANYDNGVLSVMIPVSEKAKPRKIAVNASSTPAQAEVTA, from the coding sequence ATGACCGTGTTCTTCGACCCGTTCCGCGAACTCGACCGCATGACCTCGCGGCTGCTCGACTCCCGTCAGGGTCCGCGGCTCATGCCGATGGATCTTTATCGGGACGGCGATCACTACATCCTCAACGCCGACCTCCCCGGCGTCGACCCGGGGTCGATCGACGTCGACGTCGACGGCCAGCTGCTGACGATCCGCGCCGAGCGCACGCCGCGCAGCCAGGAGGGTGTGCAGTGGCTCAGCCGTGAGCGCGCCTTCGGCAGCTTCCTGCGCCAGTTCACCCTCGGCGACGGGCTCGCCGCCGACGGCATCACCGCGAACTACGACAACGGTGTGCTGAGCGTCATGATCCCGGTGAGCGAGAAGGCGAAGCCGCGCAAGATCGCGGTCAACGCGAGCTCGACGCCGGCTCAGGCCGAGGTCACCGCGTAA